The bacterium genome contains a region encoding:
- a CDS encoding helix-turn-helix transcriptional regulator: MHKNSNTLIKFDKRVRQLRQDRGIMSQMALSLKSGIDRTYIGGIERGERNVAIKNIEKLANALGVSIEELFQF; encoded by the coding sequence GTGCATAAAAACAGCAATACGCTCATCAAATTCGACAAAAGAGTACGCCAATTACGACAGGATCGTGGAATCATGTCTCAGATGGCACTGTCCCTCAAATCAGGGATTGATCGTACGTACATCGGTGGAATCGAGCGTGGAGAAAGAAACGTCGCGATCAAAAACATAGAAAAACTGGCCAATGCTCTGGGTGTGAGTATCGAGGAATTGTTTCAATTTTAG